In a single window of the Bacteroidia bacterium genome:
- a CDS encoding tyrosine--tRNA ligase — MDFINELKWRGMLHDMMPGTEDLLKAGKVSGYIGFDPTADSLHVGSLAQIMTLLHFQRAGHRPVALVGGATGMVGDPSGKSQERNLLDEATLQKNVEGITRQMGKFLDFGSGPNAARIVNNYDWFKDIRFLDFIRDVGKHITVNYMMAKDSVQNRLGTGLSFTEFSYQLVQGYDFYYLWKKEGVTLQMGGSDQWGNIVTGTELIRRKDGGDAFAVTTQLIKKADGTKFGKSEGGNIWLDPRRTSPYKFYQFWLNASDADASAFIRFFTLKTKEEIEALEKEHTTAPHHRILQKALADDVTARVHSIRDLESAKEASEILFGKGTAESLRKLSEDDLLAVLEGVPQFSLPSSQFRSAHPVLELLSEQCGVFKSKGEARRMLQGGGVSINKNKVDENSTVSSSDLISGKYLLAQKGKKDYYLLVVS; from the coding sequence ATGGACTTTATCAACGAATTGAAATGGAGGGGAATGCTGCACGACATGATGCCGGGCACGGAAGACCTGCTTAAGGCCGGGAAGGTCAGCGGCTATATCGGGTTTGACCCCACCGCGGATTCCCTGCATGTGGGCAGCCTGGCACAAATCATGACACTGTTGCATTTTCAGAGAGCAGGCCATCGGCCTGTCGCTTTGGTGGGCGGAGCCACCGGTATGGTGGGTGATCCCAGCGGCAAGTCGCAGGAACGGAATCTCCTGGATGAAGCAACGCTTCAGAAGAATGTTGAGGGCATTACCAGGCAAATGGGAAAATTCCTTGATTTCGGATCAGGTCCGAACGCGGCGCGGATCGTGAATAATTATGATTGGTTCAAAGACATCCGGTTTCTGGATTTTATCAGGGATGTAGGCAAACATATAACGGTCAATTACATGATGGCCAAAGATTCTGTTCAGAACCGCCTCGGTACGGGCCTTTCTTTTACAGAGTTTTCCTATCAGCTGGTGCAGGGATATGATTTCTATTACCTGTGGAAAAAGGAGGGAGTGACACTGCAAATGGGAGGATCGGATCAGTGGGGAAATATCGTTACCGGTACGGAGCTCATTCGCCGCAAAGACGGCGGAGATGCCTTCGCTGTAACTACACAGCTGATTAAAAAAGCGGACGGAACAAAATTTGGAAAGTCCGAAGGCGGGAATATCTGGCTTGATCCCCGGAGAACATCCCCCTATAAATTCTACCAGTTCTGGCTGAACGCTTCCGACGCGGATGCCTCGGCGTTTATCCGGTTTTTCACGCTGAAAACAAAAGAGGAAATAGAAGCGCTGGAGAAAGAGCATACAACAGCGCCGCACCATCGCATACTACAGAAGGCACTGGCAGATGACGTTACTGCACGGGTACATTCCATCCGCGACCTCGAGTCCGCAAAGGAAGCCTCGGAGATCCTCTTCGGAAAGGGCACCGCGGAATCACTCAGAAAACTTTCGGAGGATGATCTGCTGGCCGTTCTTGAAGGTGTACCGCAGTTTTCCCTTCCTTCTTCCCAATTCAGATCTGCTCACCCGGTGCTGGAGTTGCTCAGTGAACAGTGCGGGGTATTCAAATCAAAAGGAGAAGCCCGGCGCATGTTGCAGGGGGGAGGTGTATCCATCAATAAGAATAAAGTAGATGAGAACAGCACCGTTTCATCATCTGATCTCATTTCTGGAAAATACCTTCTGGCTCAAAAGGGAAAAAAGGATTATTACCTGCTGGTTGTATCCTGA
- a CDS encoding NAD-dependent epimerase/dehydratase family protein, with protein MNVITGGTGLIGAHLTLELLKHGEDVRLLIRQERRKEEIRRVFRFYGPEAVQLFHRIQWAMGDVNDIGSLEEAFEGSTNVYHLAGIVSLRNDRYVQMKKVNVEGTANVVNICLQKKLYLCHVSSSAVFGYHPEGIMIHEELYWKGDHHFNCYATTKHDGEMEVWRGIEEGLNAVIVNPCAVLGPGDWDRSSGLAIRRAARAPKYYPPGTKNFVDVRDIAVIMRRLTEKKISGERFLLASDSVTIREMLIHFADAFGHTPPRLAIGRFGLRSIAFIERLFCFLTGKERQLTAPVIASLLSHTRISNEKIKKQLNFSFIPVKESIHFAAQLYRKESGV; from the coding sequence ATGAACGTAATTACCGGCGGTACAGGACTCATCGGAGCGCATCTTACCCTTGAGTTGCTAAAGCATGGGGAAGATGTACGCCTTCTCATCCGGCAGGAAAGACGAAAAGAAGAAATCAGACGGGTCTTCCGTTTTTACGGTCCGGAGGCCGTGCAACTCTTTCACCGAATCCAGTGGGCCATGGGGGATGTAAATGATATCGGGAGCCTGGAGGAAGCATTTGAAGGCTCAACAAATGTATACCATTTGGCAGGTATAGTAAGTTTACGAAACGACCGGTATGTTCAAATGAAAAAAGTGAATGTGGAAGGAACAGCGAACGTGGTGAACATCTGCCTGCAAAAAAAACTTTATCTCTGTCATGTAAGCTCCAGTGCGGTATTCGGATACCATCCTGAAGGAATTATGATTCATGAAGAGCTGTACTGGAAGGGAGACCATCATTTCAATTGTTACGCCACCACAAAACACGATGGTGAAATGGAAGTTTGGCGCGGGATCGAAGAAGGGCTGAATGCCGTCATCGTAAATCCCTGTGCCGTGCTTGGACCCGGTGACTGGGATCGCAGCAGCGGGCTGGCCATACGCCGGGCGGCACGGGCACCGAAATATTATCCGCCCGGTACAAAAAATTTTGTGGACGTCCGCGACATTGCCGTGATCATGCGCCGGCTTACGGAAAAGAAAATATCAGGAGAACGGTTTCTGCTCGCTTCCGACTCTGTGACCATCCGCGAAATGCTGATTCATTTTGCAGATGCTTTCGGTCATACACCCCCTCGTTTAGCCATTGGCCGGTTCGGCCTGAGGAGTATTGCGTTTATCGAGCGGCTTTTTTGCTTTCTTACCGGGAAGGAACGGCAATTGACTGCTCCGGTTATTGCTTCTCTTCTGAGTCACACACGTATTTCCAACGAAAAGATAAAGAAACAGCTGAACTTTTCTTTCATACCTGTGAAGGAATCCATTCACTTTGCAGCACAACTTTACCGCAAAGAATCCGGCGTATAA
- a CDS encoding DUF4296 domain-containing protein: protein MKNYLFAFILSVGLSACGPGAVQTPDSVIAEEQMIVLLVKMHKADAEKQINRLHYPDSTRADTVNYDLLFSEAGVTRAQYDSSMAYYARVPAVLDEIYDEVIERLNKEKLDAETGK, encoded by the coding sequence ATGAAAAATTACTTATTTGCTTTTATTTTGAGTGTGGGACTCAGCGCCTGCGGACCGGGCGCCGTTCAAACCCCTGATTCCGTAATTGCTGAGGAGCAAATGATAGTGTTGCTGGTAAAAATGCATAAGGCCGATGCGGAAAAGCAGATCAACCGGTTACATTATCCAGACAGCACTCGTGCGGACACTGTCAATTATGATCTTCTGTTCAGTGAAGCCGGGGTTACGCGGGCGCAGTACGATAGTAGTATGGCCTATTACGCAAGGGTGCCGGCCGTTTTGGACGAAATATACGATGAGGTGATTGAACGCTTGAATAAAGAAAAACTGGACGCTGAAACCGGCAAATAG
- a CDS encoding dihydroorotase gives MMSLLVKNGTLVNEGKSFRGALLVNGDRIEAVLTDPLEIDRAGKSAKQVMDAGNCYIFPGFIDDQVHFREPGLTHKAEILTESKAAVAGGITSFMEMPNTVPNTLTQELLEQKYSRAAEVSVANYSFFMGVSHDNINEVLRTDPATVCGIKIFMGSSTGNMLVDDHKVLEQLFAESPLLIATHCEDEATIRRNLEAARTKYGEDIPVSMHPLIRDTEACYRSSALAVELAAKYGSRLHVLHISSGKELSLFQTGTPENKKITAEACVHHLWFSADDYSRLGNLIKWNPAVKSSENREALWKGLKEGRIDVLATDHAPHTVEEKSKPYLQAPSGGPLVQHALPLLMECVGKGRLTIEDMVQRYAHHPAICFRIRDRGFLRPGCFADFTLVNPDSPWMVKKENILYKCGWSPLEGVTFRSKVMHTFVNGKHVYENGRGEETGVVHSIHSGQRLKFDR, from the coding sequence CTGATGAGTTTGCTGGTCAAAAACGGAACACTGGTTAATGAAGGAAAGTCCTTTCGCGGGGCGTTGCTTGTTAACGGTGATCGTATAGAGGCGGTTCTCACTGACCCGCTGGAAATTGACCGCGCCGGCAAAAGTGCGAAACAAGTGATGGATGCGGGAAACTGCTATATATTTCCCGGCTTTATTGATGATCAGGTGCACTTCCGGGAGCCGGGGCTTACACACAAAGCGGAAATTCTGACAGAGTCAAAAGCAGCGGTGGCGGGTGGTATCACTTCCTTCATGGAAATGCCAAATACTGTCCCGAATACTCTGACACAAGAATTGCTGGAGCAAAAATATTCCCGGGCAGCAGAAGTGTCTGTTGCGAATTACTCCTTCTTCATGGGTGTTTCCCATGACAATATAAATGAAGTACTGCGTACCGATCCTGCAACTGTTTGCGGGATTAAGATCTTTATGGGATCTTCTACCGGTAACATGCTCGTGGATGATCATAAAGTGCTGGAGCAGTTATTCGCCGAGTCTCCGCTGCTGATCGCCACGCATTGTGAAGATGAAGCTACTATACGTAGAAATCTGGAGGCAGCGCGGACCAAATACGGAGAAGATATCCCTGTTTCAATGCATCCTCTCATCCGTGACACAGAAGCATGTTACCGTTCCAGTGCGTTGGCTGTAGAGCTGGCTGCGAAATATGGATCCCGGCTTCATGTTCTGCATATCTCCAGTGGAAAGGAATTATCATTGTTTCAGACAGGCACTCCGGAAAATAAAAAGATCACCGCAGAAGCCTGTGTACATCATTTATGGTTCAGCGCAGATGATTATTCCCGGCTCGGGAATCTGATAAAATGGAATCCGGCAGTGAAGTCGTCGGAAAACAGAGAAGCATTGTGGAAAGGTTTAAAGGAAGGCCGGATAGATGTGCTCGCTACGGATCATGCCCCTCATACTGTGGAGGAGAAAAGCAAACCTTATCTGCAGGCGCCTTCCGGCGGACCGCTGGTTCAGCATGCATTGCCTTTATTGATGGAATGCGTAGGTAAAGGCAGACTTACAATAGAGGACATGGTGCAGCGTTATGCACATCACCCGGCGATTTGTTTCCGGATAAGAGACCGGGGTTTCCTGCGTCCGGGCTGCTTTGCCGATTTTACATTGGTAAACCCTGATTCACCCTGGATGGTGAAGAAGGAGAATATCCTTTACAAATGCGGATGGTCGCCACTGGAGGGTGTGACCTTTCGTTCAAAAGTGATGCATACCTTCGTGAATGGGAAACATGTTTACGAAAACGGCCGCGGAGAGGAGACCGGGGTCGTTCATTCCATACATTCCGGACAAAGACTGAAATTCGACCGATGA
- a CDS encoding M20/M25/M40 family metallo-hydrolase, giving the protein MKTIIALLFAALSLAMQAQKKPKAKFSENQIKKHVDFLASDELKGRGTGTQEELKAANYIASHFRKLDLIPKGNLSSYLYSFSFKKRASVHDTVGTGPVVQGLNVVAFLDNKAEHTIVIGAHYDHLGLGHDLNSREPDPEGKIHNGADDNASGVAGVIELARFLKTNQVKENYNFLFICFSGEELGLMGSKRYCENPTIDLSKVNCMINLDMIGRMNDTTEKVMVFGVGTAPDFVAMLDRQKGHLTITKDSSGIGPSDQTSFYLKNIPVLHFFTGQHSDYHKPSDDADKVNHEGVVMILEYIVRTLDEINALPRLVFLKTRNNTGGGKTSFKVTMGIMPDYTFEGKGVKIDGVTEGKPAASAGITIGDIIIRLGDIPVNHMQDYMKALGTFNKGQKVKVVLIRNNAEIEKEITF; this is encoded by the coding sequence ATGAAAACAATTATTGCACTGCTTTTCGCCGCGCTCTCCTTAGCGATGCAGGCACAGAAAAAACCAAAGGCAAAGTTTTCCGAAAACCAGATTAAAAAGCATGTGGATTTTCTTGCTTCAGATGAACTTAAAGGAAGGGGCACCGGCACACAGGAAGAACTAAAGGCGGCGAACTATATTGCATCTCATTTCAGAAAGCTGGATCTGATCCCGAAAGGAAATCTCAGCAGTTATCTTTATTCCTTCTCATTCAAAAAAAGAGCAAGCGTACACGATACGGTAGGTACCGGACCAGTGGTGCAGGGGCTTAATGTGGTGGCATTTCTCGATAATAAAGCAGAACATACTATTGTGATTGGCGCGCATTACGATCACCTGGGGCTGGGGCATGATCTCAATTCGAGAGAGCCGGATCCGGAAGGCAAGATACACAATGGTGCTGACGATAATGCGAGCGGTGTGGCCGGTGTGATTGAACTGGCCAGATTTTTAAAGACCAACCAGGTGAAAGAGAATTACAATTTTCTCTTTATCTGTTTTTCCGGAGAGGAACTCGGCCTGATGGGTTCAAAAAGATATTGTGAAAATCCCACCATTGATCTGAGTAAAGTGAATTGCATGATTAATCTGGATATGATCGGACGCATGAATGACACTACCGAAAAAGTAATGGTGTTTGGTGTGGGCACTGCACCGGATTTTGTGGCGATGCTGGACCGCCAGAAAGGCCATCTTACGATCACAAAAGACTCTTCCGGGATCGGTCCCAGCGATCAGACTTCTTTTTATCTAAAGAACATCCCTGTTCTTCACTTTTTTACCGGTCAGCATTCTGATTACCATAAACCCTCCGATGATGCAGACAAGGTAAACCATGAAGGGGTGGTCATGATTCTTGAATATATCGTACGAACACTCGATGAAATTAATGCGCTCCCCCGACTGGTATTTCTGAAAACCAGGAACAATACAGGAGGTGGAAAAACCTCCTTTAAGGTAACCATGGGAATAATGCCAGATTACACGTTTGAGGGAAAAGGAGTTAAAATAGACGGGGTAACAGAGGGCAAGCCGGCAGCATCTGCCGGAATCACCATAGGAGATATTATCATTCGTTTGGGAGATATTCCCGTAAATCACATGCAGGATTACATGAAAGCCCTGGGCACATTTAATAAAGGGCAGAAGGTAAAAGTGGTGCTTATCCGGAACAACGCGGAAATTGAGAAAGAAATAACATTCTGA
- a CDS encoding polyprenol monophosphomannose synthase has translation MSDSLVIIPTYNEKENVENMLRTVFALPVPFHVLIVDDGSPDGTAEIVKGLQKDFKDRLFLEERKGKLGLGTAYIHGFRWALARAYQFIFEMDCDFSHPPADLIRLREACLKGADLAVGSRYCEGGKIKNWPTDRVLMSYFASLYVRSVLWVNIKDTTAGFKCYQRKVLETIDLDSIRFVGYAFQIEMKYKTARLGFNVVEVPIVFTDRQLGVSKMSTKIFKEAFLGVLSMRFMKVEKKQE, from the coding sequence ATGAGCGACAGCCTGGTCATTATTCCCACTTACAACGAAAAGGAAAATGTCGAAAACATGCTGCGTACCGTTTTCGCACTTCCGGTGCCCTTTCATGTACTGATTGTAGATGATGGTTCGCCGGATGGTACCGCAGAGATTGTTAAAGGATTGCAGAAGGATTTTAAAGACCGGCTCTTCCTCGAAGAGAGAAAGGGAAAGCTCGGACTGGGAACAGCCTATATTCACGGATTCCGGTGGGCGCTCGCCCGAGCCTATCAGTTCATTTTTGAAATGGATTGTGATTTTTCCCACCCTCCTGCTGATCTTATTCGCCTGCGTGAAGCCTGCCTTAAAGGTGCAGACCTGGCCGTAGGCTCCCGTTACTGCGAAGGCGGAAAGATCAAAAACTGGCCCACCGACAGGGTCCTGATGTCTTATTTCGCATCACTGTATGTGCGATCGGTCCTGTGGGTTAACATCAAGGATACTACGGCTGGATTTAAATGCTATCAGAGAAAGGTGCTTGAAACCATTGATCTTGATAGTATCCGCTTCGTTGGATATGCCTTCCAGATTGAAATGAAATACAAAACCGCAAGGCTCGGCTTTAACGTGGTGGAAGTGCCCATTGTTTTCACGGATCGGCAGTTGGGTGTTTCTAAAATGAGTACGAAGATATTTAAGGAGGCATTCCTGGGTGTGCTTTCGATGAGGTTTATGAAAGTTGAAAAGAAGCAAGAATGA
- the acs gene encoding acetate--CoA ligase, with translation MRIRSMDDYRRHYEAGVKDPREFWAGIASEFLWKKKWDTILEWNFDAPDIKWYLGGELNITENCIDRHLSKLGHQRAIIWEPNNPDEPSRTFTYLELHNEVCRVANMLKKNGVRKGDRVCIYMPMVPELTFALLACARIGAIHSVVFGGFSFSSLADRIHDAECSLVLTADGGYRGAKEVPLKPVVDEALKTCPTVKKVIVLKRTGSTVSMTAGRDAWWEEECREQRNICPAEPMNSEDMLFILYTSGSTGKPKGVVHTTAGYMVFTAYTFLNVFQYEPGEVFWCTADIGWVTGHSYLVYGPLLNGATSLMFEGIPTFPDAGRFWQVVDKHKVNILYTAPTAIRSLEAAGLEFVKPYSLNSLRILGSVGEPINEEAWHWYHKNIGKEKCPIVDTWWQTETGGIMISPLAGITPERPSYATLPVPGIVPVLLDEAGKEITEMKAEGRLCFKFPWPGIIRTTYNNHKRCKEVYFSEYPGYYFSGDGCRRDADGYYRITGRVDDVIKVSGHLLGTAEVESAINQHPNVVESAVVGFPHPIKGWGIYAFVICEHTPEREDLLQKEVIDTVTKYMGPIARPDKIQVVKGLPKTRSGKIMRRILRKIAEGETGNLGDTSTLLDPAVVEEIVKNRIG, from the coding sequence ATGAGAATTCGAAGCATGGATGATTACCGCAGGCACTATGAGGCCGGCGTAAAAGACCCAAGGGAATTCTGGGCAGGCATTGCGTCAGAGTTTTTATGGAAAAAGAAATGGGATACTATCCTGGAGTGGAATTTCGACGCACCCGATATTAAATGGTATTTAGGCGGGGAATTGAATATTACCGAAAACTGTATCGACAGGCACCTGAGTAAACTAGGCCACCAGCGAGCGATTATTTGGGAGCCTAATAATCCGGATGAACCCTCGCGAACGTTCACCTACCTTGAATTACACAACGAAGTGTGCCGGGTAGCCAACATGCTGAAAAAAAACGGAGTCAGAAAAGGCGACCGGGTGTGCATTTATATGCCTATGGTACCGGAACTGACATTTGCCCTTCTCGCATGCGCGAGAATCGGTGCAATTCATTCGGTAGTGTTCGGCGGGTTTTCTTTCAGCTCCCTGGCAGACCGAATACACGACGCGGAGTGCAGCCTCGTACTCACAGCCGATGGAGGCTATCGTGGAGCAAAGGAGGTTCCGTTGAAACCGGTGGTGGACGAAGCTTTAAAAACGTGCCCTACCGTTAAAAAAGTAATCGTTCTCAAACGAACAGGCTCCACCGTGAGTATGACTGCCGGCAGAGATGCATGGTGGGAGGAGGAATGCCGGGAGCAGCGCAACATTTGTCCGGCTGAACCTATGAACAGTGAAGATATGCTGTTCATTTTATATACTTCCGGAAGTACCGGAAAACCGAAGGGAGTGGTTCATACCACTGCAGGGTACATGGTTTTCACAGCCTACACCTTTCTGAATGTGTTCCAGTATGAACCCGGGGAGGTTTTCTGGTGTACGGCAGATATTGGATGGGTAACAGGGCACTCCTACCTGGTTTATGGTCCCCTTCTCAACGGAGCTACCTCGCTGATGTTCGAAGGGATTCCTACGTTCCCTGATGCCGGCCGTTTCTGGCAGGTAGTGGATAAACATAAAGTGAATATTTTATACACGGCTCCTACCGCTATCCGTTCGCTGGAAGCGGCCGGCCTGGAGTTTGTGAAGCCCTACTCACTGAACAGCCTCAGGATACTTGGTTCGGTAGGAGAACCTATCAATGAGGAGGCATGGCACTGGTATCATAAGAATATCGGTAAGGAGAAGTGCCCGATTGTGGATACCTGGTGGCAGACAGAAACGGGAGGAATCATGATCTCTCCTCTGGCAGGTATAACTCCGGAACGTCCGTCGTACGCCACACTCCCTGTTCCGGGTATAGTTCCGGTACTCCTTGATGAAGCCGGGAAAGAAATTACAGAGATGAAAGCAGAGGGAAGATTATGTTTTAAATTTCCCTGGCCGGGAATCATCCGGACCACTTACAACAACCATAAACGATGCAAAGAAGTATACTTTTCTGAATATCCCGGCTACTACTTTTCCGGCGATGGTTGCCGGAGGGATGCGGACGGTTACTATCGCATCACCGGGCGGGTGGATGATGTGATCAAGGTTTCTGGTCATTTGCTGGGAACGGCCGAGGTAGAGAGTGCCATCAACCAGCATCCCAATGTAGTGGAGAGTGCCGTAGTAGGATTCCCGCATCCCATTAAAGGCTGGGGAATTTATGCCTTTGTAATATGTGAACATACCCCGGAAAGGGAAGACCTGCTGCAAAAGGAAGTAATAGATACCGTAACCAAATATATGGGTCCTATCGCCCGCCCGGATAAAATACAGGTGGTAAAAGGGCTCCCAAAAACAAGATCCGGCAAAATAATGCGGCGAATCCTGCGAAAAATTGCAGAAGGAGAGACCGGGAATCTTGGCGACACTTCTACTTTACTTGACCCTGCGGTAGTGGAGGAGATTGTTAAAAACCGGATCGGCTGA
- the proC gene encoding pyrroline-5-carboxylate reductase: MKVTIAGCGNMGLIYARAFLKYNIVERSRLYLAEKSRERKEILKEAGLGLVTTVNDPEVGRSDIIIIAVKPQDFDALADELRPVLRDGQIIISIMAGIRIPTLQKELRQARVVRAMPNSPAEIGMGMTGYSCSREMTMDETKKAENLLGTTGRTIYFEDEEMLNSVTGVSGSGPAYFFYIVRAMIEAGKRMGLDEHIAGNLVKQTMLGSFHLLNTSGKSLDELIRAVMSRGGTTEAAFRCFEEQGVGEGLSAGMQKARERAAELAR; encoded by the coding sequence ATGAAAGTAACTATTGCAGGTTGCGGGAATATGGGATTGATCTATGCCCGCGCATTTTTGAAATATAATATTGTGGAGCGCTCACGCCTCTACCTCGCCGAGAAAAGCCGTGAAAGAAAGGAAATACTCAAAGAAGCAGGATTGGGGCTTGTTACTACCGTGAATGATCCTGAGGTAGGCCGCAGTGATATCATTATTATTGCTGTAAAGCCTCAAGACTTCGATGCGCTGGCTGATGAACTGCGACCAGTGTTACGGGATGGTCAGATCATCATTTCCATTATGGCCGGCATTCGAATTCCCACCCTTCAGAAGGAACTCAGACAAGCCCGCGTGGTCCGGGCTATGCCAAATTCGCCGGCGGAAATAGGCATGGGCATGACAGGTTATTCCTGCAGCCGTGAAATGACTATGGATGAGACCAAAAAGGCCGAAAATCTTCTGGGAACAACCGGAAGAACTATCTATTTTGAAGATGAGGAAATGCTGAATTCCGTTACCGGTGTTTCCGGATCAGGACCGGCTTACTTTTTTTATATCGTAAGAGCCATGATTGAGGCCGGGAAGCGAATGGGGCTGGATGAGCACATTGCCGGCAATCTTGTGAAGCAAACCATGCTCGGTTCTTTTCATCTATTGAACACTTCCGGAAAATCCCTTGATGAACTCATCCGGGCTGTAATGTCCAGGGGAGGAACAACCGAAGCGGCTTTCCGGTGTTTCGAAGAGCAAGGAGTAGGAGAGGGGCTGTCGGCGGGTATGCAGAAAGCACGCGAGCGTGCTGCAGAACTCGCTCGGTAA
- a CDS encoding bifunctional 3-deoxy-7-phosphoheptulonate synthase/chorismate mutase type II, producing the protein MKTDINIVPRDKWKTGGRQLLIAGPCSAETEEQVFQTALRLQRTGRAFWFRAGLWKPRTRPDAFEGVGAKALPWLTRVNRETGLTIITEVASAKHVEACLQTGIRHFWIGARSTVNPFTVQEIADALKGTDTTVLIKNPIHADLQLWLGALERVNKAGITHLGAIHRGFHVHGNHPFRNHPLWEIVVELKRLHPNLPVLCDPSHIAGQRELIPYLAQKAIDMDLDGWMIEAHVQPDLAWSDARQQVTPEMLNEILEGMVERKKDAPLNGSKEKLEQLRDKINALDEELLQAFRSRMQLSEQIGELKKSKNMTILQLSRWDEMLEQRIANGRMLGLKDEFIKRLFELVHDESIRIQTEILNPVLQEEKK; encoded by the coding sequence ATGAAAACGGACATCAATATTGTACCAAGAGATAAATGGAAAACGGGCGGCAGACAACTTCTCATCGCCGGGCCTTGCAGCGCAGAAACCGAGGAGCAGGTTTTCCAGACAGCCCTCCGGCTGCAGCGAACGGGAAGAGCATTCTGGTTTCGTGCGGGATTGTGGAAGCCCCGTACACGGCCGGATGCATTTGAGGGGGTGGGAGCCAAGGCACTCCCCTGGCTCACCAGGGTGAACCGAGAAACAGGTCTTACAATCATAACCGAAGTTGCTTCTGCAAAGCATGTGGAAGCATGCCTGCAGACAGGAATCAGGCATTTCTGGATTGGAGCCAGAAGCACCGTCAATCCTTTTACCGTGCAGGAGATCGCAGACGCACTGAAAGGAACGGATACCACCGTGCTGATAAAAAATCCCATTCATGCCGATCTGCAATTATGGCTGGGTGCGCTGGAACGTGTGAACAAAGCAGGAATAACACATCTGGGAGCGATACACCGCGGGTTTCATGTTCACGGAAATCACCCGTTCAGGAATCATCCGTTGTGGGAGATAGTTGTTGAACTGAAACGTTTACATCCCAACCTGCCTGTTCTCTGCGATCCGAGTCATATTGCAGGGCAACGGGAGCTCATTCCGTACCTCGCGCAGAAAGCCATAGATATGGATCTGGATGGATGGATGATTGAAGCGCATGTGCAGCCGGATCTGGCCTGGAGCGATGCACGTCAGCAGGTAACACCGGAAATGTTGAATGAGATCCTTGAGGGAATGGTAGAAAGAAAAAAGGACGCCCCTCTCAATGGCAGCAAAGAAAAGCTGGAACAGCTTCGGGATAAGATCAACGCACTGGACGAAGAGCTTTTGCAGGCTTTCCGTTCCCGCATGCAGCTATCTGAACAGATCGGTGAGCTGAAAAAATCAAAAAACATGACGATCCTGCAACTGAGCCGGTGGGATGAAATGCTGGAACAGCGGATCGCAAACGGACGTATGCTCGGACTGAAGGATGAGTTTATTAAAAGACTCTTCGAACTCGTACATGATGAATCCATCCGCATCCAGACAGAAATCCTGAACCCTGTTCTGCAGGAAGAAAAGAAATAA
- a CDS encoding lysophospholipid acyltransferase family protein, translated as MGFYLIYPFLLLDSLLPWSLIYLRSSIFYFFIYYIIGYRKKVVLSNLRNAFPEKTEKERILIAKQFYAHFCDLIFETIKLISCSRNSVLKRCVISPETRELTRSLHAQGKSVIWVMGHCGNWEMASASVAGLEGYQVNCLYLPLSNRGFDHLMYRIRSRFGTRPVAVKDTYREFVRNRNILTGTVFLGDQTPSPESAYWTRFLNQDTPVYKGAEVMSRKMNLAVVYVWIQKVRRGHYLIKTELITTDPASLRENELTERHTRLLERDINTQPFNWLWSHRRWKHRRPENISC; from the coding sequence GTGGGTTTCTATCTGATCTATCCCTTTCTCTTACTTGACTCTCTTTTACCGTGGAGTCTGATCTATCTGCGCTCTTCCATCTTTTACTTTTTTATTTATTATATCATCGGGTATAGAAAGAAAGTTGTTTTAAGCAATTTACGGAATGCCTTTCCTGAAAAAACGGAAAAGGAACGGATTCTTATTGCCAAACAATTCTATGCGCATTTCTGTGATCTCATTTTTGAAACGATAAAACTGATCTCCTGCTCCCGGAATTCTGTATTGAAACGTTGTGTGATAAGTCCTGAGACCCGTGAACTGACCCGCTCGCTCCATGCACAAGGTAAAAGTGTCATCTGGGTGATGGGACATTGCGGAAACTGGGAGATGGCATCTGCCAGTGTTGCCGGACTGGAGGGTTACCAGGTAAATTGCCTTTACCTCCCTCTCTCCAATAGAGGATTTGATCACCTGATGTACCGGATCCGTTCTCGCTTCGGAACCAGGCCGGTTGCGGTGAAGGATACCTACAGGGAGTTTGTGCGGAACCGGAATATATTAACCGGTACGGTTTTTCTGGGAGATCAGACGCCCTCCCCGGAATCCGCTTACTGGACACGGTTTTTGAATCAGGATACTCCCGTATATAAGGGCGCAGAGGTGATGTCGCGTAAAATGAATTTGGCTGTAGTTTATGTGTGGATTCAGAAAGTGCGCCGTGGTCATTACCTGATAAAGACGGAGCTGATTACAACTGATCCTGCCTCCCTGAGGGAAAACGAGTTGACGGAGCGCCATACGCGTTTGCTGGAGAGGGATATTAACACTCAACCATTCAACTGGTTATGGAGCCACCGGAGGTGGAAGCACCGCCGGCCCGAAAATATTTCCTGCTGA